From a region of the Deinococcus terrestris genome:
- a CDS encoding patatin-like phospholipase family protein, protein MPGYGLVLGGGGARGLAHVGVWRVLEEAGLPPQVLAGTSMGGLVAAFIAAGVKADELQRISETVSWRRLLDWRLGRGLLRASAFEAWLAGHLPPTFEALERPLAVTATDVLTGRMVYLRGGDLYAALRATTAYPGAIDPVPYGDMLLADGGILNQVPVDAAFFLGVQRVVAVDVTAAEPLELPGGRRRWRSETHLGTVRSLRRAVDIMQAQLTDARLSLYRPDVLLRPDLGDIDLPSFRRGAEAIGAGEAAARAELGRVRALVGG, encoded by the coding sequence CGGTCTGGCGCATGTCGGCGTGTGGCGCGTGCTGGAAGAAGCCGGGCTGCCGCCGCAGGTGCTGGCGGGCACCTCGATGGGCGGGCTGGTCGCAGCCTTTATCGCGGCGGGGGTGAAGGCGGACGAGTTGCAGCGCATCTCGGAAACGGTGTCGTGGCGGCGGCTGCTCGACTGGCGTCTGGGGAGGGGACTGCTGCGGGCGTCCGCGTTCGAGGCGTGGCTGGCCGGTCACCTGCCCCCCACCTTCGAGGCGCTGGAGCGTCCGCTGGCCGTCACCGCGACAGACGTGCTGACCGGGCGCATGGTGTACCTGCGGGGCGGCGACCTGTACGCGGCGCTGCGGGCGACCACGGCCTATCCAGGGGCCATCGACCCGGTGCCGTACGGCGACATGCTGCTGGCTGACGGCGGGATTCTGAACCAGGTGCCGGTGGACGCGGCGTTTTTTCTGGGCGTGCAGCGGGTCGTGGCCGTGGATGTCACGGCCGCCGAGCCGCTGGAGCTGCCTGGGGGTCGGCGGCGCTGGCGCTCGGAGACCCATCTGGGGACGGTGCGCTCGCTGCGGCGGGCAGTGGACATCATGCAGGCGCAACTGACCGACGCCCGGCTGAGCCTCTACCGCCCGGACGTGCTGCTGCGCCCCGACCTCGGGGACATCGACCTGCCGTCCTTTCGCCGGGGAGCCGAGGCCATAGGGGCGGGCGAGGCGGCGGCGCGGGCCGAGCTGGGGCGGGTGCGGGCGCTGGTAGGGGGATAG
- the lepB gene encoding signal peptidase I: protein MTRLKGAGSGPLGKLWKEVLEPIVFAVVITQFLATLVGVDGVSMMPNLRDRERVFVPKYETWLHKAGVGDFSRGDILIFKPAREAADRAPDLTRPGPFGLWTYRPFLIKRLIGLPGDRIRIENGEVFVNSVRLDQGWTTDYWREQGCWDTQSPLANQATSSIGGIVPDREEITVPDGHYFVMGDNRTAGGSEDSRLFGPVPLRDIAGRAAAVVWPVVRKQNATYDCAAGQVAELSGDSVMNWRVLDRPEAFDALKSALGNQAKR, encoded by the coding sequence ATGACAAGACTGAAAGGGGCCGGAAGCGGTCCGCTGGGCAAACTGTGGAAGGAAGTGCTGGAACCCATCGTTTTCGCGGTGGTGATCACCCAGTTTCTGGCGACGCTGGTGGGTGTCGACGGCGTGAGCATGATGCCCAACCTGCGCGACCGCGAGCGGGTCTTCGTGCCCAAATACGAGACGTGGCTGCACAAGGCGGGCGTGGGTGACTTCAGCCGGGGCGACATCTTGATTTTCAAGCCCGCGCGCGAGGCCGCCGACCGCGCCCCCGACCTCACCCGGCCCGGCCCCTTCGGCCTGTGGACCTACCGCCCCTTTCTGATCAAGCGGCTGATCGGCCTGCCGGGCGACCGCATCCGCATCGAGAACGGCGAGGTGTTCGTCAACAGCGTGCGCCTCGACCAAGGCTGGACCACCGACTACTGGCGCGAGCAGGGCTGCTGGGACACCCAGAGCCCGCTGGCGAACCAGGCGACCTCCAGCATCGGCGGGATCGTGCCTGACCGCGAGGAGATCACGGTCCCGGACGGCCACTACTTCGTGATGGGCGACAACCGCACGGCGGGCGGCAGCGAGGACTCGCGCCTCTTCGGGCCGGTGCCGCTGCGCGACATCGCGGGGCGGGCGGCGGCGGTCGTGTGGCCGGTCGTGCGCAAGCAAAACGCCACCTACGACTGCGCGGCGGGGCAGGTCGCCGAGCTGAGCGGCGACAGCGTGATGAACTGGCGCGTGCTGGACCGCCCCGAGGCCTTCGACGCGCTGAAGTCGGCGCTGGGCAATCAGGCGAAGCGCTGA
- a CDS encoding DUF503 domain-containing protein: MALGYVGVLTVRVEMPWVGNLKEKRALVRPVVERLKARYPLTVARLDGLDAHDWEVIGVATLSNDYGWVEETLRMAADFIAREGEYRVAWEDTEITVLGGEDGEEE; encoded by the coding sequence GTGGCCCTCGGCTACGTCGGCGTCCTGACCGTCCGGGTGGAGATGCCCTGGGTCGGCAACCTCAAGGAAAAACGCGCCCTGGTGCGCCCGGTCGTCGAGCGCCTCAAGGCCCGTTACCCCCTCACCGTGGCCCGCCTCGACGGCCTCGACGCCCATGACTGGGAGGTGATCGGGGTCGCCACCCTCAGCAACGACTACGGCTGGGTCGAGGAAACCCTGCGGATGGCCGCCGACTTCATCGCCCGCGAGGGCGAGTACCGGGTCGCCTGGGAGGACACCGAGATCACCGTGCTGGGCGGCGAGGACGGGGAAGAGGAGTAG
- a CDS encoding heavy-metal-associated domain-containing protein, translating into MSAMTLKPTRVLLGVRGLTRESGERVAQHLRSLPGVAQATPDEGQIEVHYDPSQHTVMDLVRAVRSQGFLAGML; encoded by the coding sequence ATGTCGGCCATGACCCTTAAGCCCACCCGCGTGCTGCTCGGCGTGCGCGGCCTGACCCGCGAGTCGGGCGAGCGCGTCGCCCAGCACCTCCGTTCCCTCCCCGGCGTCGCCCAGGCCACCCCCGACGAGGGCCAGATTGAAGTCCACTACGACCCCTCCCAGCACACCGTGATGGACCTCGTGCGGGCCGTGCGCTCGCAGGGGTTCCTGGCCGGGATGCTCTGA
- a CDS encoding DUF1999 domain-containing protein: MLRYRTFTEADFEALAQLDLTAQHAADPAFDTLPERERMGRLSTSLAALKFYERSEHSFVAQGAGAGLAGAVLAQHVWQGDRPIVLVRSLLLAPDASGEAAGGLLHAVVKSAYDSAVYEVHFPVTPALEGAARQEEAHLVGGYGVCHLGTRAVTAPGTRLGGADGGAA; encoded by the coding sequence ATGCTCCGCTACCGCACCTTTACCGAGGCCGACTTCGAGGCCCTCGCCCAGCTCGACCTCACTGCCCAGCACGCGGCTGACCCCGCCTTCGATACCCTGCCGGAGCGCGAGCGCATGGGCCGCCTGAGCACCAGCCTCGCCGCCCTGAAGTTCTACGAGCGCAGCGAACATTCCTTCGTCGCGCAGGGCGCGGGCGCGGGCCTTGCCGGGGCTGTCCTTGCCCAGCACGTCTGGCAGGGGGACCGCCCTATCGTCCTGGTGCGCTCGCTGCTGCTCGCGCCGGACGCCTCAGGAGAGGCGGCTGGTGGCCTCCTGCACGCCGTCGTCAAGAGCGCCTATGACAGCGCCGTGTACGAGGTCCACTTTCCGGTCACCCCCGCGCTGGAGGGCGCCGCCCGGCAGGAGGAGGCGCACCTCGTCGGCGGGTACGGGGTCTGTCACCTCGGCACCCGCGCCGTGACCGCGCCCGGCACCCGATTGGGTGGGGCGGATGGGGGCGCGGCATAA
- a CDS encoding ribokinase translates to MTLLVVGSVNADLAVRAPHIPAPGETVLGGDVRVSPGGKGANQAVAAALAGARVTLCGAVGHDPFREAALRGLTRAGVDLTRLHTLDTPTGLALITVAEGGENAITVASGANARMTPEQLPADLTPHTHLLLQGELPAGVTREAARRGHAAGLAVLLNAAPAQAPDPELLAHVTHLLVNEAELAALAPSGGDVEAQARALLASGPQAVTVTLGARGSLTVTEDETYAFPALPVTPVDTTGAGDTFAGVLAAELVAGSPLPEALRAAGVAASLTCTRPGAQDAMPTREEILAALRR, encoded by the coding sequence ATGACCCTGCTGGTGGTCGGCAGCGTGAATGCCGACCTGGCCGTGCGGGCGCCCCACATCCCCGCTCCCGGTGAGACGGTGCTGGGCGGCGACGTGCGCGTCTCGCCCGGCGGCAAGGGGGCGAATCAGGCGGTCGCGGCGGCGCTGGCCGGGGCACGGGTGACCCTGTGCGGAGCGGTGGGCCACGACCCCTTCCGCGAGGCGGCCCTGCGCGGCCTGACGCGGGCGGGGGTGGACCTGACCCGGCTGCACACGCTGGACACGCCTACCGGCCTCGCCCTGATCACGGTGGCGGAGGGCGGCGAGAACGCGATCACGGTGGCGAGTGGGGCCAATGCGCGGATGACGCCCGAGCAGCTGCCCGCCGACCTCACCCCCCACACCCACCTGCTGCTGCAAGGCGAACTGCCCGCCGGGGTCACCCGCGAGGCGGCGCGGCGGGGGCATGCGGCGGGCCTGGCCGTGCTCCTCAACGCGGCCCCCGCGCAGGCGCCCGACCCTGAGCTCCTCGCCCACGTCACCCATCTGCTCGTCAATGAAGCCGAGCTGGCCGCCCTCGCCCCCAGTGGGGGGGACGTGGAGGCGCAGGCCCGCGCCCTCCTCGCGTCCGGACCCCAGGCCGTGACCGTGACCCTGGGAGCGCGGGGCAGCCTGACGGTGACTGAGGACGAGACTTATGCCTTCCCCGCCCTGCCCGTCACGCCGGTGGACACCACCGGAGCGGGCGACACCTTCGCGGGCGTCCTGGCCGCCGAACTCGTCGCGGGCTCGCCCCTCCCCGAAGCGCTGCGGGCGGCGGGCGTGGCTGCTTCCCTGACCTGCACCCGCCCCGGAGCGCAGGACGCGATGCCCACGCGGGAGGAGATTCTGGCGGCCCTCCGGCGCTAG
- a CDS encoding nucleoside deaminase — MTPGRPTAPHRTYLQEALALAREAQASGSSPVGAVLVDAGGEIIGRGRNRVGEAQTPEHVGAASVAHAEMDLFFAAGKLRDPETLTLYTSLEPCLMCGGASALLGVGRVVWATDDPWGGSGRLIKWSDHPAMQETQVLPCPDPELEAEGARLFAPEAKRAFPDEGWALWQERYPAETADVE; from the coding sequence ATGACACCGGGCCGCCCGACCGCCCCCCACCGCACCTACCTTCAGGAAGCCCTGGCCCTCGCGCGTGAGGCGCAGGCCTCGGGCAGCTCACCCGTCGGCGCCGTGCTGGTGGACGCAGGCGGCGAGATCATCGGCCGGGGCCGCAACCGCGTCGGGGAGGCCCAGACGCCCGAGCACGTGGGGGCCGCCAGCGTCGCCCACGCCGAGATGGACCTCTTTTTCGCGGCGGGGAAGCTGAGGGACCCCGAGACCCTGACCCTCTACACCAGTCTGGAACCCTGCCTGATGTGCGGAGGCGCTTCCGCCCTGCTGGGGGTCGGCCGGGTCGTGTGGGCCACCGACGACCCCTGGGGCGGCTCGGGCCGCTTGATCAAGTGGAGCGACCATCCCGCCATGCAGGAAACCCAGGTGCTGCCCTGCCCCGACCCCGAACTGGAGGCCGAGGGCGCCCGCCTCTTCGCGCCCGAGGCCAAACGCGCCTTTCCGGACGAGGGCTGGGCGCTGTGGCAGGAGCGTTACCCCGCTGAGACGGCGGACGTGGAATGA
- a CDS encoding long-chain-fatty-acid--CoA ligase has protein sequence MERPWLSHYEEGVPHEFTPTNDTLPDLLRRTAEQYPDRTALTFLGAKTTYRVLWQQALSFAAALQKIGVQPGERVSLMLPNCPQFVVGFYGALLAGATVVNTSPLYTPHELQHQLQDSGSETLILLDAFYPRYEEIAGTVPVQRVIVTGIQDALPFPKNVLYPLKARREGTWVGVKAGGSVYSMTQLVRQDGTPEPVVLRPDDVALLQYTGGTTGVPKGAMLTHRNLVANAEQARAWMTDLKDGQEVTLAAIPFFHVYGMTVAMNLSLLIGATIVLVPNARDIKMVLGQIDASGATLFPGVPTLYNAINHHPDTPKHDLTTIRACISGSAPLLLETARQFRQITGGANLVEGYGLTEASPITHTNPIFGDQREGSIGLPFPGVDAVVMGEDGQPVPTGEVGELWVSGPMVMKGYYNRPDETAKVLREWQGQTWLLTGDMAVMDDDGYFRIVDRKKDLIIAGGFNVYPREVEEVLTMHPAVLEAAAVGVPDEYRGESVHAVVVLKPGQQATEADIIAHCRRELSAYKAPRSVEFRAELPKTAVGKVLRRQLADEARAARQQPA, from the coding sequence ATGGAGAGACCCTGGCTGTCCCACTACGAGGAAGGTGTGCCGCACGAGTTCACGCCGACCAACGACACGCTGCCCGACCTGCTCCGCCGGACGGCGGAACAGTACCCGGACCGCACCGCCCTGACCTTTCTGGGCGCGAAGACGACCTACCGGGTGCTGTGGCAGCAGGCCCTGAGCTTCGCGGCGGCGCTGCAAAAGATCGGGGTGCAACCCGGCGAGCGCGTCAGCCTGATGCTGCCCAACTGCCCGCAGTTCGTGGTGGGCTTTTACGGAGCGCTGTTGGCCGGGGCCACGGTGGTCAACACCAGCCCGCTGTACACCCCGCACGAATTGCAGCACCAGCTTCAGGACAGCGGCAGTGAGACGCTGATCCTGCTCGACGCCTTTTACCCGCGCTACGAGGAGATCGCCGGAACGGTCCCGGTGCAACGGGTGATCGTGACCGGGATTCAGGACGCGCTGCCCTTCCCCAAAAACGTGCTGTATCCGCTCAAGGCCCGCCGCGAGGGAACCTGGGTGGGCGTGAAGGCCGGGGGGTCGGTGTACTCCATGACGCAGCTCGTGCGGCAGGACGGCACGCCGGAGCCCGTGGTCCTGCGCCCGGACGACGTGGCCCTGCTGCAATACACGGGCGGCACGACCGGCGTCCCCAAGGGCGCGATGCTGACCCACCGCAACCTCGTGGCGAACGCCGAGCAGGCCCGCGCGTGGATGACCGACCTGAAAGACGGGCAGGAGGTCACGCTGGCCGCCATCCCCTTTTTCCACGTTTACGGGATGACGGTGGCGATGAACCTCAGCCTCTTGATCGGGGCGACCATTGTGCTGGTGCCCAATGCGCGGGACATCAAGATGGTGCTGGGCCAGATCGACGCGAGCGGGGCGACCCTCTTTCCCGGTGTGCCCACCCTGTACAACGCGATCAACCACCACCCCGACACCCCGAAGCACGACCTGACCACCATCCGCGCCTGCATCAGCGGGTCGGCGCCGCTGCTGCTGGAAACGGCGCGGCAGTTCCGGCAGATCACCGGGGGCGCCAATCTGGTGGAGGGCTACGGGCTGACCGAGGCCAGCCCCATCACGCACACCAACCCGATCTTCGGGGACCAGCGCGAGGGCAGCATCGGCCTGCCATTCCCCGGCGTGGACGCCGTGGTCATGGGCGAGGACGGCCAGCCCGTGCCGACCGGCGAGGTGGGCGAACTGTGGGTGTCCGGCCCGATGGTGATGAAGGGGTATTACAACCGCCCCGACGAGACGGCCAAGGTGCTGCGCGAGTGGCAGGGCCAGACCTGGCTGCTGACGGGCGACATGGCGGTTATGGACGACGATGGGTACTTCCGCATCGTGGACCGCAAGAAGGACCTGATTATCGCGGGAGGCTTCAACGTCTATCCGCGTGAGGTGGAGGAAGTGCTGACCATGCACCCCGCCGTGCTGGAAGCCGCCGCCGTGGGCGTGCCCGACGAGTACCGGGGCGAGAGCGTGCACGCGGTCGTGGTCCTCAAGCCGGGGCAGCAGGCGACCGAGGCCGACATCATCGCCCACTGCCGCCGCGAACTCAGCGCCTACAAGGCGCCCCGCAGCGTGGAGTTCCGCGCCGAACTCCCCAAGACGGCGGTGGGCAAGGTACTGCGCCGCCAGCTCGCGGACGAGGCGAGGGCGGCCCGGCAGCAGCCCGCCTGA
- a CDS encoding L-glutamate gamma-semialdehyde dehydrogenase, with translation MTNTLLEGFLPFEHEPYFAFGQPEVAERQRAAYRAVREKYVGREFPLYIGGRAVEGEGTFEVRNPADTREVVWRFPKATPEQREEAIRCAGEAFEDWRFSDPLQRATIFKRAAELLRARRMEFNAVMGLENGKNWAEADGEVAECVDHFEVFARETLKWAQGNAVYPMPDEHVTTVYEPLGVVVTISPWNFPAAIPLGMSLGAIAAGNTVIWKPASETPLSSLLMVELLYEAGLPRGVIQFLTGTDEVLGDSLVDHRDVRMIAFTGSKEIGCRIYERAAKVQPGQRWLKRVIAEMGGKDPTVVCADGDIDAAALGIVQSAFGYAGQKCSACSRVIAEESVYDELLEKVVRLAGELKVGSPEENGAIGPVIHAGSAERIMGYIERGKQTARLVLGGERAEMGEAEGGYVQPTIFADVDPKDPLFQEEIFGPVLSFTKARDWEHAIALANDSEYGLTAAFYSRDPRKIEEARRRIHVGNLYVNRKCTGALSGTHAFGGYGMSGTNAKVGGPDYLFWFVQTKTVAQKY, from the coding sequence ATGACGAACACGCTGCTGGAGGGCTTCCTCCCCTTTGAACACGAGCCGTATTTCGCCTTCGGTCAGCCGGAGGTGGCCGAGCGGCAGCGGGCGGCCTACCGCGCGGTGCGGGAGAAGTACGTCGGCCGGGAGTTCCCGCTCTACATCGGCGGGCGGGCGGTGGAAGGCGAGGGCACCTTTGAGGTCCGCAACCCGGCCGACACCCGCGAGGTGGTGTGGCGCTTTCCGAAGGCGACCCCCGAGCAGCGCGAGGAGGCGATTCGCTGCGCTGGAGAGGCGTTTGAGGACTGGCGCTTTTCGGACCCCCTCCAGCGGGCGACCATCTTCAAGCGGGCAGCCGAGCTGTTGCGGGCGCGGAGGATGGAGTTCAACGCCGTGATGGGCCTGGAAAACGGCAAGAACTGGGCCGAGGCCGACGGCGAGGTGGCCGAGTGCGTGGACCACTTTGAGGTCTTTGCCCGCGAGACGCTGAAGTGGGCGCAGGGGAATGCCGTCTACCCGATGCCCGACGAGCACGTCACGACCGTCTACGAACCGCTGGGCGTGGTCGTGACCATCAGCCCGTGGAACTTTCCGGCGGCGATCCCGCTGGGCATGAGTCTGGGGGCTATCGCGGCGGGGAATACCGTGATCTGGAAACCCGCGTCGGAAACGCCACTGTCTAGCCTGTTGATGGTCGAACTGCTGTACGAGGCGGGCTTGCCGCGGGGCGTCATCCAGTTCCTGACCGGGACGGACGAAGTGCTGGGCGATTCCCTCGTGGACCACAGGGACGTCCGCATGATCGCGTTCACCGGCTCCAAGGAGATCGGCTGCCGCATCTACGAGCGGGCGGCGAAGGTGCAGCCGGGGCAGCGCTGGCTCAAGCGCGTGATCGCGGAGATGGGCGGCAAGGACCCGACGGTGGTCTGCGCCGACGGCGACATCGACGCGGCGGCGCTGGGCATCGTGCAGTCGGCCTTCGGGTACGCCGGGCAGAAGTGCTCCGCGTGCAGCCGGGTGATCGCGGAAGAGAGCGTGTACGACGAGCTGCTGGAGAAGGTCGTGCGGCTGGCGGGGGAGCTGAAGGTCGGCTCGCCGGAGGAGAACGGGGCGATAGGGCCAGTGATCCACGCGGGGAGCGCCGAGCGAATCATGGGCTATATCGAGCGCGGCAAGCAGACCGCCCGCCTGGTGCTGGGCGGCGAACGGGCTGAGATGGGCGAGGCCGAGGGTGGCTACGTGCAGCCCACCATCTTCGCGGACGTGGACCCGAAAGACCCCCTTTTTCAGGAGGAGATCTTCGGCCCGGTCCTCAGCTTCACGAAGGCCCGCGACTGGGAACACGCCATCGCGCTGGCGAACGACTCGGAATACGGCCTGACCGCCGCCTTCTACAGCCGCGATCCGCGCAAGATCGAGGAAGCGCGGCGGCGCATCCACGTCGGCAACCTGTACGTGAACCGCAAGTGCACCGGGGCCTTGAGCGGCACCCACGCCTTCGGCGGCTACGGCATGAGCGGCACGAACGCGAAGGTGGGCGGGCCGGACTACCTCTTCTGGTTTGTGCAGACGAAGACGGTGGCGCAGAAGTACTGA
- a CDS encoding DUF4180 domain-containing protein, with translation MDELRIKAASELGVSVQSLSDVSHLIGAAWGLGGLILTEADLGPEFFQLRSGLAGELFQKLTNYGIRTALILSDFAAHGERFAELAHEHARHPLIRFVRTEAEALAWLGASASP, from the coding sequence ATGGACGAACTCCGAATCAAGGCGGCGAGCGAACTGGGCGTGAGCGTCCAGAGCCTGTCCGACGTCTCCCACCTGATCGGCGCTGCCTGGGGTCTGGGCGGTCTGATCCTGACTGAGGCGGACCTCGGCCCGGAGTTTTTCCAGCTTCGCAGCGGACTGGCGGGCGAACTCTTCCAGAAGCTGACCAATTACGGCATCCGCACGGCGCTGATCCTGTCAGACTTCGCGGCCCACGGCGAACGCTTTGCCGAACTCGCCCACGAGCACGCCCGTCATCCCCTCATCCGCTTCGTGAGGACCGAGGCCGAGGCATTGGCGTGGCTGGGGGCCAGCGCCTCGCCCTAG
- a CDS encoding DinB family protein — translation MTDTQPDRNERAQLAFARLLPKLFRGGQAFVGVEAALSGLDADTAARRPEGLPHSVAELVAHVNWWNRWMLDIIEMGQALPYPAHAADTWPAVTPQDWPRVKAEFYELLARVDTHTARPDLANPVNHDETIGELLADFALHTAHHFGQVVTVRQALGAWPPPGGGDTW, via the coding sequence ATGACCGACACCCAACCCGACCGCAACGAGCGTGCCCAGCTCGCCTTCGCCCGGCTGCTGCCCAAGCTGTTCCGGGGCGGGCAGGCGTTCGTGGGCGTGGAGGCGGCCCTGAGCGGCCTGGACGCCGACACCGCCGCCCGCCGCCCGGAGGGGCTGCCGCATTCGGTGGCCGAACTGGTCGCGCACGTGAACTGGTGGAACCGCTGGATGCTGGACATCATCGAGATGGGGCAGGCGCTGCCCTATCCTGCCCACGCCGCCGACACCTGGCCCGCCGTGACCCCGCAGGACTGGCCGCGTGTCAAGGCCGAGTTCTACGAGCTGCTCGCACGGGTGGACACCCACACGGCCCGCCCGGACCTCGCCAACCCGGTCAACCACGACGAGACCATCGGGGAACTGCTGGCCGACTTCGCCCTGCACACGGCGCACCACTTCGGGCAGGTCGTCACGGTGCGGCAGGCGCTGGGGGCGTGGCCGCCTCCGGGGGGCGGGGACACGTGGTAG
- a CDS encoding phosphotransferase family protein: MAASGGRGHVVDADLAVTELNAGDSSRASHVWRVESADGPVILRRSWWTSPDVSAFMLGLSRLFGVDPRDLHVTADAYRFWRGLGAWEVPEVLGFTDFRGGPALRVAFVPGEPARDLREADAAELGRRVARVHAQAADGFGPVTGQPSQPLADFYPHALEMVRGVASHFGPDAWADHWPDVEAAFAAAPSPTRAVPMLLDWNGSQFVWRGGQPFALVDVEASAFAPPELDLCLWEVLLDAAGAQAFRAAYAQTLPFPDLGPHRAPCRLLLRALEVEGAPPLPAWLALPPHFDS; the protein is encoded by the coding sequence GTGGCCGCCTCCGGGGGGCGGGGACACGTGGTAGACGCCGACCTCGCCGTCACCGAACTCAACGCCGGAGACTCCAGCCGCGCCTCGCACGTGTGGCGGGTGGAGTCGGCGGATGGGCCGGTGATCCTGCGGCGCTCGTGGTGGACCTCGCCCGACGTGAGTGCGTTCATGCTGGGGCTCTCGCGCCTGTTCGGGGTGGACCCCCGCGACCTGCACGTCACCGCCGACGCCTACCGCTTCTGGCGGGGGCTGGGGGCCTGGGAGGTGCCGGAGGTGCTGGGCTTCACCGACTTCCGGGGCGGCCCGGCGCTGCGGGTCGCTTTCGTTCCCGGTGAGCCTGCGCGGGACTTGCGGGAGGCGGACGCGGCGGAGCTGGGGCGGCGGGTGGCGCGGGTTCACGCTCAGGCGGCGGACGGTTTCGGCCCGGTGACGGGTCAGCCGTCGCAGCCGCTGGCCGACTTCTATCCCCATGCTCTGGAGATGGTGCGCGGGGTGGCCTCCCACTTCGGGCCGGACGCCTGGGCGGACCACTGGCCGGACGTGGAAGCAGCGTTCGCGGCGGCCCCCTCCCCCACCCGCGCCGTGCCGATGCTGCTGGACTGGAACGGCTCGCAGTTCGTGTGGCGAGGCGGGCAACCCTTCGCCCTGGTGGATGTGGAGGCGTCAGCTTTCGCGCCGCCTGAACTGGACCTGTGCCTGTGGGAAGTGCTACTGGACGCGGCGGGTGCCCAGGCTTTCCGGGCCGCCTATGCCCAGACGTTGCCCTTTCCCGACCTCGGCCCGCACCGCGCCCCCTGCCGCCTGCTCCTGCGGGCGCTGGAGGTGGAGGGGGCGCCTCCCCTCCCCGCGTGGCTGGCCCTGCCTCCCCACTTCGACTCCTGA
- a CDS encoding aminotransferase family protein has translation MTDSSVFYRSRKPYPTAVRGEGVYLYDGAGRRWLDGSSGALVANIGHGRAEVAEAMARQARTLPFVHGSQFTSDVLEEYAARLTAFLGLPGFRFWAVSGGSEANESAIKLARQYHVERGEPERYKVITRVPSYHGASLGALAASGMGARRAMYAPLMNEAAWPKMPKPDPRLSGEEDAERLRAVLEEAGPDTVAAFLCEPVVGASDAALAPNPGYHARIAEICREYGVLFIADEVMSGMGRCGAPLAVRLGGDVTPDIVVLGKGLAAGYAPLAGLAASPEIYRTVMEGSGAFQHGFTYAGHPVSVAAGLSVLEIVEREELPGRARGQGERLLAGLRDLQSRHPAVLEVRGHGLLLGVVLGDPRTGEACAAPGLAGRVAAAAWERGLITYPGTGAVDGTRGDHLLLGPPLSITDAEVDEMLAALDGALRAAG, from the coding sequence GTGACTGACTCCAGCGTCTTCTACCGTTCGCGCAAGCCCTATCCGACCGCCGTGCGCGGGGAGGGGGTGTACCTGTACGACGGGGCCGGGCGGCGCTGGCTGGACGGTTCCTCGGGGGCGCTGGTGGCGAACATCGGGCACGGACGGGCGGAGGTCGCCGAGGCGATGGCGCGGCAGGCCCGCACGCTGCCCTTTGTCCACGGCTCGCAGTTCACGTCGGACGTGCTGGAGGAGTACGCGGCGCGGCTGACCGCCTTTCTGGGGCTGCCCGGCTTCCGCTTCTGGGCGGTGTCGGGCGGCTCGGAGGCGAACGAGAGCGCGATCAAGCTGGCGCGGCAGTACCACGTGGAGCGCGGCGAGCCGGAGCGGTACAAGGTCATCACGCGGGTGCCCAGCTACCACGGCGCCTCGCTGGGGGCGCTCGCGGCGTCGGGAATGGGAGCGCGGCGGGCCATGTACGCCCCGCTGATGAACGAGGCGGCGTGGCCCAAGATGCCCAAACCCGACCCGAGGCTTTCCGGTGAGGAAGACGCCGAACGGCTGCGGGCGGTGCTGGAGGAGGCCGGGCCGGACACGGTCGCCGCCTTCCTCTGCGAGCCGGTCGTGGGCGCGTCGGACGCGGCGCTCGCCCCCAATCCGGGGTATCACGCCCGCATCGCGGAGATTTGCCGCGAGTACGGCGTCCTCTTCATCGCAGACGAGGTCATGAGCGGAATGGGCCGCTGCGGGGCGCCGCTGGCCGTGCGGCTGGGGGGGGACGTGACCCCCGACATCGTGGTGCTGGGCAAGGGCCTGGCCGCCGGATACGCGCCGCTGGCCGGGCTGGCCGCCTCGCCGGAGATATACCGCACGGTAATGGAGGGGTCAGGCGCCTTCCAGCACGGCTTTACCTACGCCGGGCACCCGGTCAGCGTGGCGGCGGGCCTGAGCGTGCTGGAGATCGTGGAACGCGAGGAGCTGCCGGGGCGGGCGCGGGGGCAGGGCGAGCGGTTGCTGGCCGGGCTGCGGGACCTCCAGAGCCGTCATCCCGCCGTGCTGGAGGTACGCGGGCACGGCCTGCTGCTGGGCGTGGTGCTGGGCGACCCGCGGACGGGCGAGGCTTGCGCGGCGCCGGGCCTCGCCGGGCGGGTGGCGGCGGCGGCGTGGGAGCGCGGGCTGATCACCTATCCGGGTACGGGGGCGGTGGACGGCACGCGCGGCGATCACCTGCTGCTGGGACCACCGCTGAGCATCACGGACGCGGAAGTGGACGAGATGCTCGCGGCGCTGGATGGGGCACTGAGAGCGGCGGGCTGA